In Miscanthus floridulus cultivar M001 chromosome 5, ASM1932011v1, whole genome shotgun sequence, one genomic interval encodes:
- the LOC136451485 gene encoding probable WRKY transcription factor 12 — protein sequence MFPSPGRAVMALGHGGQHMTSSSTTGGAGMAASSSSTPTITFGFQPSPPPTSALALAHHGVLGYGSSLLLDHHHPTTTTTTSSASSSHAASSTTLHHHLHGHAAAAPHASLSPPMRASPPPPPPHPWSTTTTCEEGGPAPHDRQAGQGGRPPRGKGAAVISEGSAALGVGAVRMKKAGGGGGGGKARRKVREPRFCFKTMSDVDVLDDGYKWRKYGQKVVKNTQHPRSYYRCTQDNCRVKKRVERLAEDPRMVITTYEGRHVHSPSRDDDDDARANAEMSFIW from the exons aTGTTCCCGTCGCCAGGGAGGGCGGTGATGGCGCTGGGCCACGGTGGCCAGCACATGACCTCGTCGTCCACCACCGGCGGCGCCGGCATGgcggcctcctcgtcctccaccccCACCATAACCTTCGGGTTCCAACCGTCCCCTCCGCCGACgagcgccctcgccctcgcccaccATGGCGTGCTAGGTTACGGCTCCTCCCTTCTCCTGGACCACCATCacccaaccaccaccaccaccacctcctcggcCTCTTCCTCGCACGCGGCTTCGTCCACcaccctccaccaccacctccatggccatgcagcagcagcgccGCACGCTTCCCTTTCCCCTCCCATGAGGgcgtcgcctcctcctcctcctcctcacccatg GTCGACGACGACGACCTGCGAAGAAGGAGGGCCGGCGCCGCATGATCGCCAAGCAGGCCAAGGCGGCAGGCCGCCGAGGGGGAAGGGAGCTGCGGTGATCAGCGAGGGGTCGGCGGCGCTGGGGGTGGGCGCCGTGAGGATGAAGAAGgcgggcggcggtggaggaggagggaagGCGCGGCGGAAGGTGCGCGAGCCGCGTTTCTGCTTCAAGACGATGAGCGACGTCGACGTGCTCGACGACGGCTATAAGTGGCGCAAGTACGGCCAGAAGGTCGTCAAGAACACGCAGCACCCAAG GAGCTACTACCGGTGCACCCAGGACAACTGCCGGGTAAAGAAACGGGTGGAGCGGCTAGCTGAGGACCCTCGCATGGTCATCACCACCTACGAGGGCCGCCACGTCCACTCCCCGTcccgcgacgacgacgacgacgcgcgcGCCAACGCCGAGATGAGCTTCATCTGGTAG